The Gehongia tenuis DNA segment AAAACAGCACACGAGGAGGTCAAAAATTGATGAGTAAGCAACTCAAACGCATCCTGTGCCTGGTCTTTGCGATTGCCATGATCGCTTCGCTCATGGCAGGCTGCGGCGGCGGTGATTCCGCTACCCCTTCCGCTTCCAGCACTGGCTCGGACAAGGATGCCGCTGCCACCCCTGAAAAGGAAAAGGAAGACGATTCGGCCGACGGTGAGGTTCTGGTCAACTTGCCCCGTGAGGAAACCTTGTACACGGGCGGTCATTTGTTCTCACCTTTGACGACGCTCAATCCTGTTTCCGGCAACTGCATCTGGCCGGTTACGCCCACCGCCATGAACTCGGAGCTGATCTATGAATCCCTGTTCATGTACAATCAGGTAACTGCTGAGCTTGAGCCCCTGCTGGGTACTGAGTACACTTGGGTGGACGATTTAACCCTGGAGGTCAAGCTCAATCCCGATGCCAAATGGAACGACGGTGAGGCTGTAACCGCTGAGGACGTGGCCTACACCTATGAGCTGGCTCAACTCATGTCCGTGTCCTGGTCCACCATCTGGACCTACTGCGAGTCCATCGAGGCTACCGATGAGAACACCGTCACCTACAAGATGAAGGCTGACAATCCAAATCCCCTGCTTGTGGAACGTAGCCTTGCCACGGATTATATCCTGCCCAAGCATGTTTTCGAGGCCAAGTATGAGGAGCTGGGCGAAACCGATCTCCGTCAGTGGGAGAACTTCGAGCCCGTGGGATCCGGTCCCTACAAGATGTACTATCACGACGACACCCGCGTAGTATGCATTCGCGACGATAACTACTGGGGCCAGGCCGAGTCCATGTTTGGCAAACTGCCCGCCCCCAAGTACTACGCTCATATCATCTACAAGGACAATGCGGCGGCTAACACCGCTTTCACCGCTGGTGAAATGGATCTGTCCGATGTATTCATGCCCCAGATCTGGGAGCTGTGGGAGGACAAGAACCTGCCTGTGCAGACCTATTACAAGGATGCCCCCTACTATCAGATCGCTACGCTGTCCTACCTGTGGTTCAACACCAGCGTGCCTGGTCTTGATAACATCGAAGTCCGCCGTGCTCTGGCCTATTCCTTTAACTATCCCAAGATTTCTGAAGTGGCCATCAGCAGCTACGGTGGCGATCTGGTTCCTTCCCTGTTCCTCGACGAAGAGCGCGAGAAGTATGTGAATGAGACCGAGGAGCTGACCGCTCTTCGCTGGACCTACGATGTGGATAAAGCCAACGAGATCCTGGACGGCCTGGGCGCTGAGAAGGGCTCCGACGGCATCCGTGTTCTCAATGGCACCCGCCTTGGCCCCTGGAAGGTTGAATGCCCGAAGGGCTGGAGCGACTGGACCGCGGCCCTTGAGGTTGCCTGCCAGTCTGCCAAGGAAGTGGGTATTGAGCTGCAGACCGATCTGCCTGAGAAGCCTCAATGGCTGAACAACCAACAGATGGGCGACTTTGATATCATGCTCGCTTCCGCCGCTCAGGGTCTTGATCCCGCTCAGCCTTGGAGCCGCTGCCAGTTCATCATGGACTCCCGCGTAGCTCCTATGGGTGAGCAGGCCTTCACCAACTATAACCGTTTCTCCAACGAGCGCGCCGATGAAATCATTGACGCCATCCCCGGTGAAAAGGATGAAACCAAGTTGAAGGAGCTCTACACCGAGCTGGAGAAAATCTATCTGGAGAATATCTGGACCATTCCGCTGTTCAATCGTTCTGGCATCTGGTTCCATACCAATGGTACCGTGTGGACCAACTGGCAGACCGAGGACAACAACAGCGACATCCCACCAGTTCCTGGTGCTGCAGGTACGAGGATTCTCTACGAGATCGAACCTGCTAAATAAATCAATCCTCTTTTCCTTTGAAAAGGCCTGCCATTCGGTGGGCCTTTTCTTTTATTCTTGAAAGGTCTTTCACGGCCTGTATTGCACGGAAATTTTTGAAAACCCATAAACATAAATACTCTCTATAATGGTCCTTTATAAGATAAATTATTTTGATAATGGGTGTTGACATTCATAGGCAAACTCGTTAAGATGAAGATGTAAAATGCAAGTTGAATTTAACTTACATTTATGAAAGGAGCGACTTCCATTTGAACCTGAACCTCCGGTCCCCAGCCGGCTCCAAAGCTACAGATGATTTAGCCAGCCAGGCTTATCGATATGTTAAAGAAAAGATTATTTCCATGGAATTGAGACCCGGGGATACCTTGAGCATATCCGCCATTGCGAAGGAACTCAACATCAGCCGCACACCCATCACTGCTGCCTGTCAGCGGCTGGAATACGATGGACTGCTCAATATTGTTCCCAAACAAGGTGTGTATGTCCGCGCACTCACCATCAACGACGCCCGGGATATCACCGAACTTCGGATCGCCCTTGAGACCTATTCAGCTAAACGTGCCTTCTACGCCATCAATGAAGAGGATATCGACTATTTGGAAAAAGGTTATCGCGAAATGGAGGCAAGTACGGGTGATATTTATCAATTCATGGTGGGTGATATCGGTTTACATCGGTATTTAATGTGCAAGGGAAACAACGCACAGTTTCTCACCATTGTGGACAATTTGTATGATTTGTCCATCCTTTTGGGTGTAAACACGGAGCGGCAGCCTGCCCGGCTTCAGGATATCCTCCAGGAACACCGCGTCATCATTGACGCCCTGATCGCCAAGGATATGGAACGGTTTGTGCGCAGCATCGAAATCAATCTGTTGAACGGCTTCGGCCGGACCCAAAGTCTGATTTATCCATAATCGTTCAATCCAGTATTGACTTTGAACCCCTCCCCGGCTATAATGTAAATGTTTTAAACAGATAGTGTAAAGCGTTTCTTTCTTTAAAAAGTGCTATTTTTCTTTATAATTCAACATTTTTTACGATTACCAAGGTCTTTTATATTCAGAATGAAATGTAATCTTTTGATTACTTTCATAAAACAACTCAGCACATGAGGAGGTCAAAATTGATGAGCAAGAATACCAAACGCATCTTGTGCCTGATCTTTGCAGTCGCCATGATTGCATCGCTGATGGCAGGCTGCGGCGGCGGAAACTCCGCTACCCCTTCCGCGTCCAGCACCGGTTCGGACAAGGATGCCGCTGCCACCCCTGAAAAGGAAGCAGAAAAG contains these protein-coding regions:
- a CDS encoding GntR family transcriptional regulator, which gives rise to MNLNLRSPAGSKATDDLASQAYRYVKEKIISMELRPGDTLSISAIAKELNISRTPITAACQRLEYDGLLNIVPKQGVYVRALTINDARDITELRIALETYSAKRAFYAINEEDIDYLEKGYREMEASTGDIYQFMVGDIGLHRYLMCKGNNAQFLTIVDNLYDLSILLGVNTERQPARLQDILQEHRVIIDALIAKDMERFVRSIEINLLNGFGRTQSLIYP
- a CDS encoding ABC transporter substrate-binding protein translates to MSKQLKRILCLVFAIAMIASLMAGCGGGDSATPSASSTGSDKDAAATPEKEKEDDSADGEVLVNLPREETLYTGGHLFSPLTTLNPVSGNCIWPVTPTAMNSELIYESLFMYNQVTAELEPLLGTEYTWVDDLTLEVKLNPDAKWNDGEAVTAEDVAYTYELAQLMSVSWSTIWTYCESIEATDENTVTYKMKADNPNPLLVERSLATDYILPKHVFEAKYEELGETDLRQWENFEPVGSGPYKMYYHDDTRVVCIRDDNYWGQAESMFGKLPAPKYYAHIIYKDNAAANTAFTAGEMDLSDVFMPQIWELWEDKNLPVQTYYKDAPYYQIATLSYLWFNTSVPGLDNIEVRRALAYSFNYPKISEVAISSYGGDLVPSLFLDEEREKYVNETEELTALRWTYDVDKANEILDGLGAEKGSDGIRVLNGTRLGPWKVECPKGWSDWTAALEVACQSAKEVGIELQTDLPEKPQWLNNQQMGDFDIMLASAAQGLDPAQPWSRCQFIMDSRVAPMGEQAFTNYNRFSNERADEIIDAIPGEKDETKLKELYTELEKIYLENIWTIPLFNRSGIWFHTNGTVWTNWQTEDNNSDIPPVPGAAGTRILYEIEPAK